One window of Triticum dicoccoides isolate Atlit2015 ecotype Zavitan chromosome 5A, WEW_v2.0, whole genome shotgun sequence genomic DNA carries:
- the LOC119300506 gene encoding neural Wiskott-Aldrich syndrome protein-like gives MDSSSRAACPVEPPPLLSSGSQQPSSPSFSSPHQPPARSTSRRCDLICWIRIQRQPATQPPTLPPQLSFRSESRHYLRPIAAWSSSAPSCSRPRATPLESATAGVAPFLRPHPPGRNPKAAAAKPWNLSAAKNHRNYSVPYLDDPLRDRVRRAPRLKLPPASLQSSGSSSGGGCRHYLDPCLDSPPPAQPRRPAPGSATSSDRRSHLRPPLTGSLLPCFPCSEQQGAMALVDRTLLGRFPPLPDTALRLLYRPLLLASLPPNGPRPRVSSPQAPFLLFFFTCWASQIRPVYVFF, from the exons ATGGACTCATCTTCcaga GCAGCTTGTCCCGTCgagccgccgccactcctctcctcgGGATCCCAGCAACCATCTTCACCCTCGTTTTCCTCACCGCACCAACCACCAGCCAGATCCACCAGCCGCCGCTGTGATCTGATCTGTTGGATCAGGATACAACGGCAGCCAGCGACCCAGCCACCCACGCTTCCCCCGCAGCTCTCGTTCCGATCTGAATCGAGGCACTACCTCCGGCCTATAGCCGCGTGGAGCTCCTCTGCGCCGAGCTGCAGCAGGCCTCGAGCGACCCCGCTGGAGAGCGCCACCGCCGGAGTTGCTCCGTTCCTTCGCCCTCATCCACCAG GCAGGAACCCCAAGGCCGCCGCGGCCAAGCCATGGAACCTCTCCGCCGCCAAGAACCACCGCAACTACTCTGTTCCCTACCTCGACGACCCTCTCCGTGATCGGGTCCGGCGAGCTCCGCGTCTGAAGCTGCCTCCTGCGTCCCTGCAATCGAGCGGCAGCAGTTCAGGCGGAGGATGTCGCCACTACCTCGACCCCTGCCTGGATTCCCCTCCGCCGGCCCAGCCGCGTCGTCCAGCGCCCGGATCCGCCACTTCCTCCGATCGTCGTTCCCATCTCCGGCCTCCACTCACCGGCTCTCTGCTCCCCTGCTTCCCCTGCAGCGAACAGCAAGGCGCCATGGCCCTCGTCGACCGCACGCTCCTGGGTCGCTTCCCCCCATTGCCAGATACGGCCCTGCGCCTCCTTTACCGGCCTCTCTTGTTGGCCTCTCTTCCACCAAAcgggccaaggcccagggtgagcagcccccaagCGCCCTTCCTCTTGTTTTTTTTCACCTGTTGGGCCAGCCAAATTCGGCCTGTGTATGTTTTTTTCTAG